From the genome of Cololabis saira isolate AMF1-May2022 chromosome 4, fColSai1.1, whole genome shotgun sequence:
GATTCCAGTTACAACAGCTGGATCTTTCCCACAGCTGCAGCCTTCATCCTTTGGGGAAGGCATCGCACTTGATCCTTTACCTTCAAAGGAAGTGAGGTGGGTTGACTTGGATGTgacttagggccaatcccaatacaccccctactttctaccactagccctactcactaccactacccctaaaaaagaaattttaatcttcccagggccctgtcccaatacacccactaccactacttttcagcactacccctaaattttgcttgctacgtcactgcgtggtttacgttcgggtacgtaagcgactgcgtagttacgtttgcacatacgtcacaccatatcaggaaaccgagagccaaaagctgttttaatttcagctgtagcgctgttaatatgccactttattaagttttaatattttttcaggcataagtTACCGTTAAGAtctccaacctgggctcagtttatccaaataacgcctgttaagaaatttgatcctaAGTTTTCgggatgataagagccgccggcccggggcgcagcagcagctcacggccggagtacagacgtgatcgccgggtcaacctgcgctgtcgtcccggggagaaacctgcagctctgtggagaattacctctggctgaaataaatcatttaggaaaataaatgttggtttaatagatgaaatctaacagttgtagctacgcctgttaagaaatttgctccgaaaatttcgggatgagaacggcctgccggctcgggaactgatttatggatccgcgttaaatcgacgcagagcctacggcgtagggtacgcgtcgcctCGTAACCTACGccttaggctctgcgttggtgtaacgcgcaaccataaatcagcctttattctggcgaggtttgaaaaagacttcgcaacaacgggcaaacgagtgatttatatacattcactgagtgaatattatgaaagtaaaatatatatttctcgctagaaatgtaatcaaaacgcatttttatgcagaaactaactcaaaatattgattttattcactaaaaaataaatgtctgccatgttttttttttttttgattcagtccgcaaatgatgacgaaaagcattctgggaaattttgaAATCCCTTGCTCCGTAGGGCTAGATTGATGTCCCCTAACCCTCGTTTAagccactacccctaggtgaaaagaggaattgggacaccactaccctgaaaagggctgaaaagtaggagaagtgggtgtattgggactgggcctaagtGGGTTGGAGACTCAAGTGGCTCTCTCTTGACACTTTTCCCCCTCATCCACAGATACACTTCGTGTGTGCACTACGACTCAGACCGCCACTTCATCCAGGAGGTGACCCTGCAGCCATGGGGTCAGGGCCTTGAGCACTGCAGCCAGACCATTGTAGCCGCGTCCCACAGCACCTGGCGCCACTACAAGACTCAGCTGGACTTCCAGTCCTGCCATCGTCCCCAGCGCTTCACAAGCACCACCATCATCTACCCCAAGAAAACTAGTGCACTCTATACAACAGAGCTCAGCTACGACTCCCACCGACTAGCCAGACGTTTCCTGTCGAGTGTGGAGTTGGAGGCGGCTGGCAGCAGGAGGGAGCCTCAGTGAGAGTGAAGGGAAATGGAGGCGGGGCCAGATGTCTGGGGTCATTGCTATTACTCCTGCCCCCTTAAGGTTGCACTGAAGCCAGTTCTCACTCGCTGGTCAATTCCTCTAGGTTTTAAAAGGCTCATGTCTCATCCTTTTCACCCCCCAATCCATCGCCATTGTGGACTCCTTGAACTTAAGTTAATCATGATATGAACCAATAGTGTTGTACTCTTGCACCTCATCAAAATTATCTCTGAAacatcactttttcttttttttttcttcttctgtctcATATGTTGGCTGAAGGGGGGAGCTAGAATGGGTTTCAAGGTGAGATTTCCGCAGAACAATTATTCTGCCACTGATCTGCTGTTAATCATGTAACTTCCTATCTTAAGTATCAGTCCCATGCTGTGGAAGTAAGATGAGGATTGAATATTTATTCAGTTTGATGCATTGATGGCCCAGTGACaattttttaagtgttttttttaaattgaatgtTTCCGTCTTTTAGCTTGTCTACATTTTTGAAGgcctatttaatttttttttatcagctaTTATGGAACTAATTTAACTTGTGGAGCATATTGGAGTTGGGGAGCAATTGTTAAGGTTACCTGGGTTTTGAAGTGCACTAATATGACTTATCCACACTGCAAGGAATGTACTGGAGTTGTTTCTTGCTTCGTCACAGGATATTGTGTAATTGTCACAGCACCATCTAAGCTCTTACAAGCCCTCTTGATAGCCTTTTGTTTACATGTGGATTTTACAAGTAATGTAACTGATTTAAGGGAGTCTGTAAGCTAAGATTGCTTGAGTGGTATGGAGGAGAGTGGAATTGAAAAATGGATCAGTCACTGGCTTACAGCATTTCACTGCTGTAACTGTGGATTGGATTAAAGTGGTATTTATTCTACACTGTTTTAGATTTTAGTAGCTGATTAATGTCCCTTCACAGTGGTGGAAAGGATTTgtagtggggttttttttgttgccttCTGTGCCTTTTTTAAtatctgatttttatttttgtgctcGTTTTGAAATAAAGCGTTCACTTGGTAAACACTTGTGTATGCTTgcatttgttttggtttcatttttgaattttatatctatatattttaaTACTCTTGAGCCAAGGAGATGCTGCTATACTTGAACTGATCTACATTGTTTTTAAAGAGGTCTTTGTTTTACTGGATGCCCTCTTAATCTGACCTCCAATATCAAATGGTTGACTCATTTACTTACTGTACAGCTTTAAATGCTGCAAGTCTTGTTTATATGATGAAGGGAAAAAGGACTGCAGGTGtaacatgtaaatgtactgattTTAAGTTTATTTCCTTCAGTTAGGAACCTCCCAGTTGTGCAACGATAATCCCCTCTTGTGGCCACAGTCAGTCAGTGCAAATAAGTTTGCTGTTATTGAAGAGCTGGCCTATTCATGTATTAACTAATGAAATTGACCTCTTGGAGACAGTAACAGTTTAATACTGAATTCACTGTTGTGAATTTTGGATTTTTATTTTGCAGTTAATTTACATGGGACTGTCTATATTCTGTGTTGGTGCCTTACCACCTCACTCTACACCTCAGACTTGCGCTTAACTCTGGTTCCTGCCACCTCAAAGTTTTCTGATGACTCCAGTTGGATGTATCGCTGATATCTACAAGAGGGAGTACAGAGGAAAGATGGAGAGATCTATTACGTGGAGCAACAACTTGAAGCTCAACATCAGCAAGACCAAGGAGCTGGTGGTGTATTTATGGAGGATCAGGAGTTCCCCAGCCATCATccaagggaggaaagatgagTGGACTCACAAGTACCTTGGGGTCCAAATCAACAACAAACTGGACTGGTCCCACAAGACAGGTCTTTCAGTGTTTGCAGTAGGCTCCTGAGGCCTTCTACCAGTCTACTGCTCAGTATACTGTTCTTCGATGTGGGACAGGAAGGCTCACTGTGATTGGGCTTGAACTGGACCCTTTGGCGCCAGAAGCTGAGAGGAGGATGAGGTACAAAATTGATTCCATCTTGAACAATCCCTCTCAGCCCCTCGACGAGGAGCTGTGGCAGATGGCAGCTCATTCAGCCAGCACCTCAACACCCAGGTGCAGAACAGAGCGCTTCAGGCGCTCCTTTGTGCCCACTGCCATCAAGCTCTAACAATAGTGGAAGCCACTCATACCCCGCTGTTCTGATCTACCCACATTCCTGTCAACTATGCACTTTATACTGCACCTTATGTCTTTATCACATAACAGTCACTTTAACTGGTCACTTCATCCTGACACTGCTCTTGCCTGTATAAAAGTTGAACACATTTTACACTGTACAGACCaccttgtattttttttctacatctatttttatattgttttttttactggcTGATTCTTTGACTTTTACTGCTGCAAACACCTGAATTTCCCCTTGGGGATCACTAAAGGATTATTTTATggcttaggctatttacacccgggtgcaagtactgatgcgtaggctatttacaccctgctaccCATATCAATGTATGCTATTGCACACatgtattagaaaaaaaaaaatgtaaaagtataAGAAAAATATCCATCAGCt
Proteins encoded in this window:
- the rflnb gene encoding refilin B; translated protein: MVGGLNLQHVCEEDVLGMSLSRADGGLDSPDSGLPPSPSPGSWLQRAAGDGLGPEDESRGSLIPVTTAGSFPQLQPSSFGEGIALDPLPSKEVRYTSCVHYDSDRHFIQEVTLQPWGQGLEHCSQTIVAASHSTWRHYKTQLDFQSCHRPQRFTSTTIIYPKKTSALYTTELSYDSHRLARRFLSSVELEAAGSRREPQ